The following coding sequences lie in one Anomaloglossus baeobatrachus isolate aAnoBae1 chromosome 7, aAnoBae1.hap1, whole genome shotgun sequence genomic window:
- the LOC142246205 gene encoding histone H2B 1.1-like, with protein sequence MPDPAKSAPAAKKGSKKAVTKTQKKDGKKRRKTRKESYAIYVYKVLKQVHPDTGISSKAMGIMNCFVGDIFERISGEASRLAHYNKRHTITSREIQTAVRLLLPGELAKHAVSEGTKAVTKYTSAK encoded by the coding sequence ATGCCTGATCCCGCCAAGTCCGCCCCAGCCGCCaagaagggctccaagaaagccgtgaccaagactcagaagaaggatggcaagaagcggaggaagaccaggaaggagagctatgccatctacgtgtacaaggtgctgaagcaggtgcaccccgacaccggcatctcctccaaggccatgggcatcatgaaTTGCTTCGTTGGTGACATCTTCGAGCGCATCTCaggggaagcctcccgcctggctcattacaacaagcgccacaccatcacctcccgggagatccagaccgccgtgcgcctgctgctgccgggagagctggccaagcacgccgtgtccgagggcaccaaggccgtcaccaagtacaccagcgccaagtga